CCAGAATTTGCGTCGAGGGGTTTTCCATGGATGCACCGATGCAGAGTGCCGGTTGTTTTTCCGGAAATGAACTTGAAAAGATTGAAATATTCCGTGGATTGGCGCCGGAGAAGGTACAGGAGATCCTCGACTCCGGAAGCATTCGGAAGATCAAGTCAGGCGAACTTCTTCTCTCCCCGTTGGTTGCCAACGGTTTTTGGTATATTGTGCTGGAGGGAGAGTTTTCGGTTCACATCGAGTCTCTGGATACCCCGTCCATCCGCACACTGGGGCGAGGGAGTTCCATGGGCGAAATTTCCGTCATGGATGATACACGTCCTTCGGCCTATGTACAGGCCCTGGGAGAGTGCGTTGTTGTGGCGCTGGATCGAGAGACCGCATGGTCGTTGGTGGACCGCATCAACGGCCTGAGTCAAAACCTTTTGCGCATGCTTGCCCAATGGTTGCGTACCAACAACGATCATATCGTGCAGACACGGCGTGAAGTCGGACAGCTCCACAACGAAATCCGGACGGATGGGTTGACGGGAGTTTTCAACCGGCGTTGGCTGAACGAATCCTTGAGCCGCCACCTGGAGCGCGCCGCCCAGGGCGCCATGCCCCCCTTGACTCTGATTATGCTGGATGTGGATCATTTCAAAAGATACAACGACAGCCAGGGGCATCATGGCGGGGATTGTGCCCTGATCGCGTTGGCCCGTACTTTGGCGCAATATGTTCGGCCTCAGGATTTTGTCGCCCGGTACGGCGGGGAGGAGTTTTCCGTGGTGTTACCCGAGACCAGCCTGGAAGAGGCCCGTGCCGTGGCCGAACGTCTGTTGCTGGCCATTCGTGCAACCACTGTCCTTTTGGATGATGGAACACCCCTGCCTTCCATTACCGCATCCATGGGTTTGGCACAAAGTGGCCTTGAGCAGACACGAACCCGGGAAGGGTTGATTCAGGCAGCGGATGCCCAGCTCTATCGGGCCAAGGAGGGGGGCCGCAACCGGGTCTGTGGGTAGGCTTCGGGCACTGGATATGGAAGCCTTTATCAGGGCTTTGCCCCGAACCGCATCAGGACGCTGTCCTGGATCTGCCAGGGAGCCAGCCCCCTGGATCCCGATTCGTGGTCGGGTGATGAAGAGTTACAACTTTTGAAAGGAAATAATTGTATGGTTCCTGTCACGTCACTCCAAGACAAGGAGCTCTTTGGCGGCTTACGCCAGGCCGCACTGGAGCAGCTGGCCAATCACTGCAAAATTGTTGATTTCAAGGATGGCGCCCGGATCATGAGTTCTTTTTCGGGGGAGAGAATCGATCAGATCCTGTTGTTGCTTCGCGGCAAGGTGATGGTGGCCAAAAAATTCATGGATGTCGCCTCAGCCAAGGATATTTCATTCCAGCATATCGACAGCGAAATTTATGGCGAGATCGGTTGGTTGCTGGAAACGCCTCCTTCGGCGGAACTTCTCAGCTCCGGCAACAGCCGCTTTCTGGTTGTCGACGGAAAGAGATTGCGCGAACTTTGCCAGGAAGATACGGAGTTTGGCAGGGAGTTTTATCGTCGGCTGGCCATTGTTTTGGCCAGGCGCACGATCAACCTGACGGATTTAAGCAAGATCGTCGGCGAAGAGAAGCCGATGGTCTTTGATTTTTGAACCCGACTTGCCACAGGCAAGTCCCCATGAAAATCGCCGTTCTGGGACTTAATCATCAGACTGCTCCCGTCGCCTTGCGGGAGCAGATCGCTTTTGACGCCGACGCCTTGCCGGCGCACTTGGCTTCCCTGGTTGCCCTGGATGGCGTTGCGGAAGGTGTTGTCCTTTCCACCTGCAATCGTGTCGAGGTTTATCTCGCCAGCCGAAAGTTGGATGTGGCTATTGCGGAGGTTCGCGACTGGTTGGCCGCGACAAACCGGGTGGTGTTGGAACAACTTTCTCCCCACCTGTATACCTTCCAGGATGCTGCGGCGATACGTCACGGTTATCGCGTGGCAGCCAGTCTGGACTCCATGATGGTGGGGGAACCCCAGATTCTTGGCCAGATGAAGCAGGCCTACCACAATGCAGCCTCTTTCCACGCCACCGGCCCCATTCTGAACAAATTTTTTCACCAGGCTTTCCGGGTGGCCAAGCGGGTGCGCAGTGAAACGGCCATTGCCGAAAATGCCGTTTCGGTGGCCTATGCGGCGGTGACGTTGGCCCGGAAGATTTTTGGCGGGTTGGAAGGCAAGATCTGCCTGCTGATCGGGGCAGGGGAGATGTGCGAGTTGGCGGCGCGGCACCTGACGGCGCAGGGCATTGCCCATGTCCTGGTGACCAATCGGACCTTGCAGCGGGCCGAAACCCTTGCGGCATCCTTCGCTGGTCATGCTTTTCCTTTGGAGCAGTTGGCGGACAACCTCGACCGCGCTGATATTGTCATCTCTTCGACCGGCTCCACCTCCTATCTGGTTGATGTTCCGATGG
Above is a genomic segment from Magnetococcales bacterium containing:
- a CDS encoding glutamyl-tRNA reductase, with protein sequence MKIAVLGLNHQTAPVALREQIAFDADALPAHLASLVALDGVAEGVVLSTCNRVEVYLASRKLDVAIAEVRDWLAATNRVVLEQLSPHLYTFQDAAAIRHGYRVAASLDSMMVGEPQILGQMKQAYHNAASFHATGPILNKFFHQAFRVAKRVRSETAIAENAVSVAYAAVTLARKIFGGLEGKICLLIGAGEMCELAARHLTAQGIAHVLVTNRTLQRAETLAASFAGHAFPLEQLADNLDRADIVISSTGSTSYLVDVPMVRAALKRRRQRPMFFIDIAVPRDLDPRIAEVESAFLYDMDDLNRIVERNRQERHQATEAADQIIAEEVPVFAAWIDALGVFPTIIDLRRRLEEIRDAEVARVTAKWPGLTDPDRKRVEELARLLVNKILHTPTSRLRQLGARRDGETFVDAARQIFALDATFATETSANDGTDDLE
- a CDS encoding GGDEF domain-containing protein, giving the protein MDAPMQSAGCFSGNELEKIEIFRGLAPEKVQEILDSGSIRKIKSGELLLSPLVANGFWYIVLEGEFSVHIESLDTPSIRTLGRGSSMGEISVMDDTRPSAYVQALGECVVVALDRETAWSLVDRINGLSQNLLRMLAQWLRTNNDHIVQTRREVGQLHNEIRTDGLTGVFNRRWLNESLSRHLERAAQGAMPPLTLIMLDVDHFKRYNDSQGHHGGDCALIALARTLAQYVRPQDFVARYGGEEFSVVLPETSLEEARAVAERLLLAIRATTVLLDDGTPLPSITASMGLAQSGLEQTRTREGLIQAADAQLYRAKEGGRNRVCG
- a CDS encoding cyclic nucleotide-binding domain-containing protein — its product is MVPVTSLQDKELFGGLRQAALEQLANHCKIVDFKDGARIMSSFSGERIDQILLLLRGKVMVAKKFMDVASAKDISFQHIDSEIYGEIGWLLETPPSAELLSSGNSRFLVVDGKRLRELCQEDTEFGREFYRRLAIVLARRTINLTDLSKIVGEEKPMVFDF